CGCCCGGTTTCGGCTTCCGCCACGAGTGCCGCGAATGGGCCGCCGTTGCCCTCCCGCCAGTTGCGCGCCGCGAGCCGATTCACGAGCGCGACGCGGTGCTGCCGCTCGGGCAGCGCATCCGGCACGTCGGCGAGCTCGGCCGCGACCCAGCCTGGAAGCGCGATTTGGAACGAGGATGCGTGCGGAGGGAATTGCATCCTGCTAGCTTCCCCTGCCTGGCCGCGAGGATGCTCCGCGCGGGCGGCGGCAGGAGACGAGGCTTGGCCGAGTTGTGCCAGCGCTTACGAGCCGTCTCAGGCACCGACAGTTCATTGCCCGAGCAAGCTCAGCGGCACGACGACAATTCCATCGCGACGACGGTACGCATACTCGCCGGTGGTAATGATCACCAGATCCGCAATCCTGTCGCCTAATTGACGCCGAAGCCAAAGCAAGTGACGAACGTCCTCGTCACCGACTGTGGCCGCCAGCTTTACTTCTACCGCAACGATCTGCCCTTCCTGGCCCTCAACAATTAGGTCAACCTCTCGATCGCCGTTGCGAGTTCGCAGGTGACCGACACGTGCACTTTCAGACTGAGCGGCCACTCGAATAGACAACGTGGCCAATGATTCAAAGAGTGGACCAATCAACGGCGCGCCACGGCTTGTGAGGAGTTCTCGATCGTCCAGGTTTAGGAGGCGAAGCGCCAACGCCGGATCCGCGAGCTGATGCTTGGGCGCCTGCCCAAGTCGCCCTAGCTCGTTGCCCAGTGGCTGCCACCCTGGGACCTCGTCAAGAAGCCAAATTTGAGCCAAGTGGTCCCGATAAGCGAGTGCCGTCGATTTTGCCGGTTGTTCCCCATCGCCGTCTGTCGTTGCGGACATGATTTTCGTATAACTTGCAGTCGTTGAAGATGCCGCACCATATGCAGCCATCCACCGACGCAGCGTTTCGGGCCGCCTCGAAAAAAACCCAAGTTCGGGCAAATCTCGATCAATGACCCGCTGTATATACGTATCAAGCTGAGCCGACCTTAAAGCGTCAGGCATCCGCCTAATGCCCGGGAAACCACTTGCTCCAATCTCATGTAAGTAGTCGGCGAGGACGAACGGCGTTTGGCCACCAATTTTTGGCGTCTCACCTCGGATGATTGCACCGAAGCTCACTGTGGTCTCCACGACACCGCGCTCAAACAGTGCCATCGGGCGCATACGTACTGACAAGATGCGCCCAGCACCGCTGTGTGTGCCGCGAGAATCATGCGGCGTCGCGCTGCCGGTGAGCAGGAAGCGTCCAGCGGGTGCACCGCGGTCTACATGTCGACGAACCGCATCCCACACATATGGCAATCGCTGCCACTCGTCGAGCAAAACAGTTCCCTCAGCGAACGACTGCAGCCTCGGGTCACTCTCAAGAATCTCAAGCTGCAGCGGATCGTCGAGATAGATCTCAACATCGGCACGACGTGCCGCGGTCACCGTCTTACCGACGCCTTTTGGTCCATCTATCGCGAAGGCAGGTGCGAAAGGAAGCCATTTATCAAGTTCTTGGTCAATGGCTCGACGCAGGTAATCCATAACGCAACACTACCATTCGCAGCACATATACCAGCCAATTAGCAGCTTTTCTACCAGTCGATTAGCAGATTTTCTACTGGCCCATTCGCCGAGAACTAGTACTCGGAACACTCTCATTCGATGCGCATTCGATCTGGACCCCGACCCACCCACACAGCCGGCTTTGCTACGCGCCGTTCCCCACACATTCCCTCGATGAGTGGCTTCGGCTACCTCGCGAGAATCGACGTGACCACTGGACGTCCGTCGGCGCGATCCATCGGGTGGAGCAGATATGCGATCCGCCAGAGAACCCTCCGAGCATCCGCACAGCTGCGCATTGAGAGGATTTTTAGACACAATCGTCCGAAAACTCTCGCGACGTGCGCGGGCTGCGGACAGTGTCATTAGAGAGGGAATGAAATGGGTCGTCTGACCGACAAAGTTGCCATCATCACCGG
This DNA window, taken from Gulosibacter molinativorax, encodes the following:
- a CDS encoding ATP-binding protein, which encodes MDYLRRAIDQELDKWLPFAPAFAIDGPKGVGKTVTAARRADVEIYLDDPLQLEILESDPRLQSFAEGTVLLDEWQRLPYVWDAVRRHVDRGAPAGRFLLTGSATPHDSRGTHSGAGRILSVRMRPMALFERGVVETTVSFGAIIRGETPKIGGQTPFVLADYLHEIGASGFPGIRRMPDALRSAQLDTYIQRVIDRDLPELGFFSRRPETLRRWMAAYGAASSTTASYTKIMSATTDGDGEQPAKSTALAYRDHLAQIWLLDEVPGWQPLGNELGRLGQAPKHQLADPALALRLLNLDDRELLTSRGAPLIGPLFESLATLSIRVAAQSESARVGHLRTRNGDREVDLIVEGQEGQIVAVEVKLAATVGDEDVRHLLWLRRQLGDRIADLVIITTGEYAYRRRDGIVVVPLSLLGQ